From the Desulfosarcina sp. BuS5 genome, one window contains:
- a CDS encoding reverse transcriptase domain-containing protein: MGDTQMSQTISTKSREIARTVACNSRPIEWGQPPVLTGGSSLIKIELLAQSNPELVFTSVVHRIDFDLLKQSFRKIRKSKSAGVDKVTAKEYAENLDQNLYNLYERLRRGQYVASPVKRIWIDKEGGKKRPIGIPVLEDKIVQKAAAAILNVIFDRNFYNFSHAFRKGRSQHMAIKDLREQCLKQNISWIVSADITGLFDNINHELLKDMIRRRVSDGGMIRLIGKWLNAGVMEEGNLTYSETGTPQGGVISPVLSNIFLHYVLDDWYVKEVIPRMKGRCSIIRWADDFILGFEYEKDALRVMDVLPRRFEQFELSLHPEKTKLIRFSKRISGKGNGTFDF; the protein is encoded by the coding sequence ATGGGAGATACACAGATGTCACAAACCATATCAACAAAAAGCCGAGAAATTGCAAGAACGGTCGCTTGCAATTCCAGACCGATAGAATGGGGACAACCACCGGTGTTAACAGGTGGGTCATCCCTTATCAAAATCGAGCTGCTTGCTCAAAGTAATCCTGAACTGGTATTTACATCAGTAGTCCATCGGATAGACTTTGATTTACTGAAACAATCCTTTCGTAAAATTCGGAAAAGCAAATCTGCAGGAGTGGACAAGGTTACGGCAAAGGAGTATGCCGAAAATCTTGATCAAAACCTCTATAATCTGTATGAACGACTGCGGAGAGGACAGTACGTTGCGTCTCCTGTAAAGCGTATCTGGATAGACAAGGAAGGAGGGAAAAAGCGTCCAATTGGCATACCTGTACTTGAGGATAAAATTGTCCAGAAAGCAGCAGCAGCCATATTGAATGTCATATTTGACAGGAATTTTTACAATTTTTCCCATGCATTCAGAAAAGGTCGGAGCCAACACATGGCAATCAAAGATTTACGTGAGCAATGCTTGAAGCAGAATATCAGCTGGATAGTAAGCGCAGATATTACAGGACTATTTGACAATATTAATCACGAGTTACTTAAAGACATGATACGTCGGAGAGTAAGTGACGGCGGAATGATTCGCCTGATAGGGAAGTGGTTGAATGCAGGCGTAATGGAGGAAGGCAACCTGACGTACTCTGAAACGGGCACTCCACAGGGAGGAGTAATTTCCCCTGTGCTCAGTAATATCTTTCTTCATTATGTTTTAGATGACTGGTACGTGAAAGAAGTGATCCCCCGGATGAAAGGGAGATGCTCCATCATACGCTGGGCGGATGATTTCATCCTCGGGTTCGAGTATGAAAAAGACGCATTGCGTGTCATGGATGTATTACCCAGGCGGTTCGAACAGTTCGAGCTGTCACTTCACCCGGAAAAGACAAAACTGATTCGATTTTCCAAACGCATTAGCGGAAAGGGAAACGGGACGTTTGATTTTTAG
- a CDS encoding addiction module protein: MDNTLLEKALEMPPNERVALAELILSSIDYEEDGIRQTWITEVKNRINAVNEGRAKLFDFEGLYNEGQDP; the protein is encoded by the coding sequence ATGGACAATACACTTTTAGAAAAGGCATTAGAGATGCCGCCTAACGAAAGGGTGGCGCTTGCAGAGTTAATTCTTTCCAGCATTGATTACGAGGAAGATGGAATTCGTCAAACATGGATTACTGAAGTTAAAAATCGTATAAATGCCGTTAATGAAGGCAGGGCAAAATTATTCGATTTTGAAGGATTATATAATGAAGGTCAAGATCCATGA
- a CDS encoding type II toxin-antitoxin system MqsA family antitoxin, which yields MKCHVCGSKLKHLVTDLPFKASDTTIAILKDLPVIQCENCGEYLLDDPVMIRVEEILKKVNAVAELEIIRYAA from the coding sequence ATGAAATGCCATGTATGTGGTTCAAAATTAAAGCATTTAGTCACAGACCTTCCATTCAAAGCTAGCGATACAACCATTGCTATTCTGAAGGATCTACCTGTAATACAGTGTGAGAATTGCGGTGAGTATTTGCTGGATGATCCGGTAATGATCCGTGTTGAAGAAATTCTTAAAAAGGTAAACGCCGTTGCGGAATTAGAGATCATACGGTATGCTGCATAA
- a CDS encoding DUF4258 domain-containing protein, with product MQNQALPDYPLKFIQKCVSQGKILWTYHVNMRLKHRFIARQAIVDSSDCYEIIEHYPKDKYFPSYLVRSKYQNNVIHI from the coding sequence ATGCAAAATCAGGCACTTCCTGATTACCCTTTAAAATTCATACAGAAATGTGTTAGCCAGGGGAAAATACTTTGGACGTATCATGTGAATATGCGTTTAAAACATCGCTTCATTGCCCGGCAGGCTATTGTGGATTCTTCTGATTGCTATGAAATCATTGAGCATTATCCGAAAGATAAATATTTTCCGAGCTATCTTGTCCGTTCAAAATATCAAAACAATGTAATACATATATGA
- a CDS encoding DUF6722 family protein → MPLIKTEKQKDNLAKFSYDIAKIILAVTVVGPIAKPETFHFALFTGGFMVTVIFFVCGYMLDANEVRL, encoded by the coding sequence ATGCCGCTTATTAAAACAGAAAAACAAAAGGATAATCTTGCTAAATTCTCCTACGATATAGCAAAGATTATACTTGCAGTCACAGTAGTCGGCCCCATAGCAAAACCAGAAACCTTCCATTTTGCCTTATTTACAGGCGGGTTTATGGTGACCGTAATTTTTTTTGTATGTGGGTACATGCTTGACGCCAACGAGGTGAGATTATGA
- a CDS encoding type II toxin-antitoxin system HicB family antitoxin, whose protein sequence is MSQYILTGYVENALAGAEYDKLEDGTFSGRIPSCKGVLAFGKTLRACEDELRSTLEDWLLVGLKLGHPIPVISEYDLNKEPTYEAMASM, encoded by the coding sequence ATGTCACAGTATATTCTTACTGGATACGTTGAAAATGCGTTAGCAGGCGCAGAATATGATAAACTAGAAGATGGGACATTTTCGGGACGTATTCCATCTTGTAAAGGAGTATTAGCCTTTGGAAAAACATTGCGTGCCTGCGAAGATGAATTGCGCTCGACATTAGAAGATTGGTTGCTTGTCGGACTGAAATTAGGTCATCCTATTCCTGTTATATCCGAATATGATTTGAATAAGGAACCTACTTATGAAGCAATGGCATCCATGTAA
- a CDS encoding type II toxin-antitoxin system RelE/ParE family toxin, with amino-acid sequence MKVKIHELAAQEFDEAIEWYELQSKGLGKRFKKSVANQLKKIKQNPDWFLIEAENIYKAYLPKFPYKILYTLDKEKIIVWAIAHMHRKPWYWQSRMR; translated from the coding sequence ATGAAGGTCAAGATCCATGAATTAGCTGCACAAGAATTTGACGAAGCAATCGAATGGTATGAACTCCAATCAAAAGGATTAGGGAAACGATTTAAGAAATCTGTGGCTAATCAACTCAAAAAGATTAAGCAAAATCCGGATTGGTTTTTAATAGAAGCAGAAAATATTTACAAAGCATATCTCCCCAAATTTCCTTATAAAATCTTGTATACATTAGACAAGGAAAAAATTATTGTTTGGGCTATCGCTCATATGCATAGAAAACCGTGGTATTGGCAGTCAAGAATGCGCTGA
- a CDS encoding group II intron maturase-specific domain-containing protein, whose product MVIKKKTARKRSSRFMKRIWIWCKDNRHKPMAEQYEILCSKLRGFYQYFGVISNYKVLEVVFEYTEKAWRRWLSRRSHKGEVMFEDLRTTYPLPLPRIVHNI is encoded by the coding sequence ATGGTAATAAAGAAAAAGACGGCAAGAAAGCGTTCAAGCCGTTTTATGAAGAGAATATGGATATGGTGCAAGGATAACCGTCATAAGCCAATGGCCGAGCAGTATGAGATTCTTTGCAGTAAACTGCGAGGTTTTTACCAGTACTTTGGAGTAATAAGTAACTACAAAGTGCTGGAAGTTGTGTTTGAATATACTGAGAAAGCATGGCGTCGATGGTTAAGCCGAAGAAGTCACAAGGGCGAAGTAATGTTCGAGGACTTGCGCACAACATACCCACTGCCATTACCCAGAATAGTCCATAATATTTGA
- a CDS encoding ATP-binding protein, which produces MIIKRKIESELLLWKKLENRKPVIIRGARQVGKTFIVNQFASNFEHFIDINLERPKERELFTNFNTGQELFERILLYKGYNVKIENTLLFIDEIQHSAEAVKALRYFHEDLKELGVIAAGSLLEVFSKREGFSFPVGRVRNLFLYPVNFMEYIEAKNPPLAEKLLNMDLIAETPFHDLLLEQFNEYAFVGGMPEVLAVYMKTGSYSALRNIYDSIFMGYLEDVEKYSNIAKAKYLTHTIDRAPLYAGERITYEKFGESSYRSREIKEAFDVLERALIVYRSRPSTSKQIPIIEKMRKAPKLFFLDVGLTNYRIGFKEFFNKKKLLDNVYQGKISEQVAAQEIISQTCRAPSLNFWIREKGNAEIDFLYPFKEFVIPIEVKSGKVGKLKSLNLFMEKSNHPYAVRIYSGINRIDQIELPSGKIFYLYSIPYYLLSRLDEAINRFITSFPIHN; this is translated from the coding sequence ATGATAATCAAGCGAAAGATCGAATCGGAATTATTACTTTGGAAAAAGCTGGAGAACAGAAAACCTGTCATAATACGGGGAGCAAGACAAGTTGGAAAAACATTTATCGTTAATCAATTTGCTTCAAATTTTGAACATTTTATTGATATCAACCTGGAAAGACCAAAAGAACGTGAGCTTTTTACAAATTTTAATACCGGCCAGGAACTTTTTGAACGAATCCTGCTTTATAAAGGGTATAACGTAAAAATTGAAAATACACTTTTATTTATTGATGAAATTCAACATTCCGCCGAAGCTGTAAAAGCGCTCAGATATTTTCATGAAGATCTAAAAGAATTAGGCGTTATTGCTGCCGGTTCACTTCTTGAGGTTTTTTCGAAACGTGAGGGTTTTTCATTTCCCGTTGGCAGGGTAAGGAATCTTTTTTTATATCCTGTAAATTTTATGGAATATATAGAAGCTAAAAATCCACCACTTGCTGAAAAATTATTGAATATGGATTTAATAGCCGAAACCCCTTTTCACGATTTACTGCTTGAACAGTTTAATGAGTATGCTTTTGTTGGAGGAATGCCGGAAGTCCTTGCTGTTTACATGAAAACAGGATCATATTCAGCGTTAAGGAATATATATGATTCAATTTTTATGGGATACCTTGAAGATGTTGAAAAATATTCCAATATTGCTAAAGCAAAATATTTAACACACACGATTGACAGAGCTCCACTCTATGCCGGTGAACGGATTACATATGAAAAATTCGGCGAATCTTCATATAGATCAAGAGAAATTAAAGAAGCTTTTGATGTTCTTGAGCGTGCGCTGATTGTTTATCGCTCAAGGCCATCAACATCAAAACAGATTCCAATTATTGAAAAAATGCGAAAAGCTCCTAAATTATTTTTTCTTGATGTCGGTTTGACTAACTACAGAATTGGATTTAAGGAGTTTTTCAACAAAAAAAAATTGCTCGACAATGTATATCAGGGGAAAATATCGGAACAGGTTGCAGCACAGGAAATTATTTCACAAACCTGTCGTGCTCCATCTCTCAATTTCTGGATACGGGAAAAGGGTAACGCTGAAATAGACTTTCTCTATCCTTTTAAAGAATTCGTTATCCCGATTGAAGTTAAAAGTGGAAAGGTCGGTAAACTGAAGTCATTAAATTTATTCATGGAAAAAAGTAATCATCCTTATGCAGTCCGGATATATTCCGGAATAAACAGGATTGATCAAATAGAGCTTCCTTCCGGGAAAATATTTTACCTTTATTCGATTCCGTATTATCTTTTATCAAGACTTGATGAAGCAATTAACCGATTTATAACATCTTTTCCCATTCACAATTAG
- a CDS encoding type II toxin-antitoxin system HicB family antitoxin — protein MNKYEIIIFWSDEDKSYIADVPELPGCMADGKTYQEAISNAEIIINEWIETAKELDREIPLAKGRLIFA, from the coding sequence ATGAATAAATACGAAATAATTATTTTTTGGAGTGACGAAGACAAATCTTATATTGCCGATGTTCCCGAATTGCCCGGATGCATGGCAGATGGCAAAACGTACCAGGAAGCTATTTCAAATGCTGAAATTATTATAAATGAATGGATAGAAACTGCAAAAGAGCTGGATCGTGAAATTCCACTTGCAAAAGGTCGATTAATTTTTGCATAA